Proteins from a genomic interval of Chanodichthys erythropterus isolate Z2021 chromosome 6, ASM2448905v1, whole genome shotgun sequence:
- the LOC137021167 gene encoding uncharacterized protein: MADKWSNLISPDTDDTEGSKRCKQLCSEALTSKKYAELIKKIVSQGFDSDWNVVQQLNWLHTKKEPERFKFLAVCAYSWICKMGGVPLTPEKKIPDVTEGWYSLTAQQDKICEITGIDVGFDLSSWSKGLEVVCEKADRAMSCKLLQSVSALSTSELSSQTVQAAATSGTTPQTENQTDSPYTEMCSLLNVAAANTLHTYAETPELPTMQAKPNTGPEVRNLCLTPMELNVVTSRGTVSAAPVRRSDNVERNTEVGDAFELGEWTRLSASEKNSLFAGLEPFKLFHPNKVLWDKIEAVARQQNLGIADVQVLVESLVPSSKLCRVQGIEFGPRAPVTWGQYCMAYSDYKRQVKEILGLGSFPWTSVTQVKKKPGESPLEYVERFQAAYENYCAADDNDEDYDSAIVIESATGGLSKVYRELLISGSVHIPNWECLVQWCAVCWSRLQANKDQNIGEVSAAVVEAKTNLQNNIECYQCGRKGHLARSCRTHPLKCHKCGKLGHSHSV; this comes from the coding sequence ATGGCTGACAAATGGAGTAACTTGATCAGTCCTGATACAGATGACACAGAAGGGAGTAAACGCTGTAAGCAGCTTTGCTCTGAGGCTCTCACTTCAAAGAAATATGCAGAACTTATCAAGAAAATAGTTAGTCAGGGCTTTGATtctgattggaatgttgttcaaCAACTTAACTGGCTTCATACCAAGAAAGAGCCTGAAAGATTTAAATTTCTTGCTGTTTGTGCTTATTCTTGGATTTGTAAAATGGGTGGTGTACCTTTAACTCCTGAAAAGAAAATCCCAGACGTAACTGAGGGATGGTACAGTCTGACTGCCCAACAGgataaaatatgtgaaatcaCAGGAATTGATGTAGGGTTTGATCTGAGTAGTTGGAGTAAAGGACTTGAAGTAGTTTGTGAAAAAGCAGATAGAGCCATGAGCTGTAAATTATTGCAGAGTGTGTCTGCTCTATCCACTTCCGAGCTCTCTTCTCAGACTGTTCAGGCAGCTGCCACTTCAGGCACCACCCCACAGACTGAGAACCAGACTGATAGCCCTTACACTGAGATGTGCAGTTTATTGAATGTTGCTGCTGCAAATACCCTTCACACTTATGCAGAAACCCCAGAGCTTCCTACCATGCAAGCAAAACCTAACACAGGTCCCGAAGTCAGAAATCTCTGTCTGACCCCCATGGAACTGAATGTGGTCACTTCCAGGGGGACTGTCTCAGCTGCTCCAGTCAGACGTTCTGACAATGTTGAGAGAAACACAGAGGTGGGAGACGCTTTTGAGCTCGGAGAGTGGACTAGACTCTCAGCCTCTGAGAAAAACAGTTTGTTTGCAGGATTGGAACCTTTTAAATTGTTTCACCCAAACAAAGTCTTGTGGGATAAAATAGAAGCAGTTGCTAGGCAACAAAATTTGGGCATAGCTGATGTACAGGTTCTGGTAGAAAGTCTGGTTCCCTCGAGTAAATTATGTAGAGTTCAGGGAATTGAATTTGGCCCTAGGGCCCCAGTAACTTGGGGACAATATTGCATGGCTTACAGTGACTATAAAAGACAAGTAAAAGAAATTCTGGGTCTGGGATCCTTTCCCTGGACAAGTGTAACGCAAGTCAAAAAAAAACCTGGTGAAAGCCCTTTAGAATATGTTGAGCGTTTCCAAGCAGCTTATGAAAATTACTGTGCTGCCGATGATAATGATGAAGATTATGATTCGGCTATTGTGATTGAATCTGCCACAGGCGGATTGTCCAAAGTATACAGAGAACTGCTTATCAGTGGCTCTGTTCACATTCCAAACTGGGAATGCCTGGTTCAATGGTGTGCTGTATGCTGGAGCCGTTTACAAGCTAATAAGGATCAAAATATAGGCGAAGTATCTGCTGCTGTGGTTGAAGCTAAAACAAATCTACAAAATAACATAGAATGTTACCAGTGTGGTAGGAAAGGGCATTTGGCTCGTTCATGCCGTACACATCCGTTAAAATGCCACAAGTGTGGGAAACTTGGCCATAGCCACTCTGTCTGA